GCCCGTCCgcccggcggcgggcggtgcgccttcgcgcaccgcccgccagccaccgcagaagcatgcgacacatttgcgtcggattgtttacatttttaccatcttattaaaactcacccgtccacgtatgatggcgatttccttgatgtacataaccagatgtgaactggttgtgagcctctagatccttgtaagctctcatttcctcaagagtgtgcagagggttttcactgaacaccaggtaatgcactatgtcgccgtgctctacatttggccaatcatctggattacggctaaacaaggcaccgtggagggcatacgggtccatatggtcgatcacggaacatttcctcagatatacgtccttatctggtcgctctagcgtgctggcgtacttatccattcgcgatacgataatacgtgtaagacaactagagataaggaagtgtgccacccaatatggcggaccggaagttggccagtgacgtcagtgaaaacaccctattgcgcaaaatattgtaattggtctggacaacttactaaagtaattatagcggggtgtaggttttattcgagcgcgggattgcggtttgtaaacggacaattttacaaagaaattctccatggtccctgcgcctcccgatgacgtcactttatggcaacgccactcaaacaaactacattgggcccgcggtctgcatttgtaacgaatcaattttattaagttaatgtagtagtttcttttttctcaaaagcttgaacaaatattcaagccattttacaaaaaaaaaaaaaaaaaaaatcaaatgtttggaagaatattgttaacaaaaatggaagggctagccagactaatttatccagcatatatcttaaatggaCCAAATACCacactaaaaaaataatcaaattcatcacaatttcatctggaataataaaaaaaaacatgtgatcagaaagaacgacATCAGCACAAATAGGAGaaatgaacgttattgattttaaagtgatgaatgccgtgataaaattaaatttggctactgacttttacttatttttttatgtatttatacttttattaaaaatgaaatgagtttcccatcacaacttaaaaaaaattagaggaatgaaatttctctaaggttgtaactttgatcctgcaaaattaccgattaaattgtcagactaccacacaagtgttccaaaatgatgttaaaagttttcatgcttcgactaatttacaggaaaataaccataaattagctaaataaaattgatttgtgaATGGAAATCGCGTGcgcaatgtagtttgtttgagttgagttgccatatatTGACGTCATCGAGAAGCGCAGACCCAGCCCCGagacgatctggtacctacaccgacTCTCTGCGCTTTCAGCCGTTGGTCAATGTAGCAACTTACTGAGTTTTAAAAATGAGACTAAATAAAACTAGAtggaatctgttaaaaaaaagggctgcattttatttggtacacaaagttatttccaaaaataaaataaaataaatcaagataaaaaaataaaataaagcacaacTTGCTGCATCTTACAGCCcagactaataataataataataataatgataataataataataatggagaTTTAACATCCTCTAAGGAGGATGGATCTCCTTGTGGATGCGTTGGTGGATCTCTCACCTCTCTCCTCCCACCTGAACCTCCTCAAACAGCTCACACTGTCCCAGGACGTCGTCCGTCAAAGCTCCCACCGACGTCTGGATGGATCCTCCGCAGGCCTGGAAGCCACACATGCGACACGAGCCGGTCAGCGCTCCTTCAGGCCCTtacaccccccccacccacccacagcGTGCCTCAGGCTCACCATCATGGTCCTCTTCAGGTCCTCCTCCTGCACCCTGCCGGCGCAGAACAGGTCTCTGTCGGCGAAGTACTGGGTGGCCACGTCCCCGATGGGCAGCTTGGACAGGACCACCTTGGCTCCTGATTTGTAGATCTTCTCCAGTTTGTCGTACAGGATGTTCCACTCTGCGTCCACGATGGCCTGGTAGTCCTGTGGGAAACACCAACGTTCAGcgggagcaaaaaaaaagaaagaactggTTTTAAGCGTTTTCGCTCCGCCGTGACGTCTGACCTCCACCGATTTCACGCGGACTTCGGCGTTGTCCTTCTCGGCCTTCAGCTCCAGCTCCACGTTGAGCAGGGCGATCCGTGGGTTCTCGTAGCGCTTAGGCTGCATCTCGAAGCCGGCGTAAGAGAACGTCTTCTTGAACGCAACTCCGGTGACCAACTGGGATTCCTGTGCGGCGAAGGGTTAACGCAAGAGTTTAATGTCGCGGCCGATCGCGCCGCTGTTTCACCTgaaaactagggctgaacaattaatcgcattttcaatataatctcgatttaaaaaaaaacaatttccaaatcgcagaggtcagcaatttttggctctgtaacaattagggaattagacacgtccattaggtgtcagtaaaatgtttaaagtgggtttgcctccacatggaagggaagacagttgcagcagtgagataatctaattgtattacttgttttagagtttatataatcatacatagcattaagtacaggtcaatcagtttaatacatagacttgtttgttggttggactttatgttcaacaaggattgatgtccaaatcaattaaaagctgttctcttgaataatattctgattaatagaaacattaaaagttcatatttaaaattgtCCTTGTTTAcacacatctttatttagaggccatttttgttgcttgtggttaatgcggagaaaagtcaaaattgcaattatggttgaaatatatcgtaggcagaacgcaatcatttctgctccgagcttagatgctgtgggtgttttagcaactataacagggttcccacaccttggtgagcATCAAATtaaaggacctttcaaggactttccaggaccaatttcctcaaattcaaggaccagacgtggcggcatttacctactgtgaccgctgaataggttatcatattttaatacaatgcaaattcaataaaagactaaactgcatagaagttgttgggtcagaagcaatgcaagaaagtggacttaatttatagcctacattgatattgatcatattaatagcctacatttatatccacagtgcatggctatgccatactacgttacatataagatgtacattaacctaccgtttcatggaattttatggaaaaaagtgcagcattgagatgttcagaattatatcaatttgtttcacttactttcatctttgattaagctagttttggactttgactctgaaaagtcgctgagttggcaacactgcgtgaatgtaacctattggacgcacgtaggcctaaatcgtagcctaccaactaacgaagaagagcgaatgtacttttgcaaattaaaagtctgcggaatcaacataattttaaaagatcgtgtggtagtaaaataatgacacatgagtcgtgatccgtgtgaactttcaaccccacaaaaaaattcaaggactttcaaggacaaggtggttttttggctgttttcaagaactttcaagggccttgaatttattttttcagattcacaaactttcaaggatttcaaggacccgtgggaaccctgtacTAATCtccacagcgaggaaacaaattgatttgttgtttgtatatgtttaaaaagacatgataaattaaactggggaaaaaaaaaaaaaaaaaaaaaaaaaaaaaaaaaaaaaaaaaaatcgcattaaatcgcaatattaagaaaaaaaaaaaaatttgcaactagactattttccaaaatcgttcagccctactgaaAACGCGAGCGGCGAGCCACCGACCTCCAGGGCTCCTCCCTGCACCTTCTTGATGCCGATCATCTTGAGGGACAGCAGCTCGTCCAGAGACATGACGGCGTCCACCACCATCTTGGAGAAGAAGCCCTTCTCGCCGGCGATCAGCTTGGAGTTGAGGGCCGTGGCGGCGCATTTCTCCAGCAGCTGCCTCTGCTCCCTGAGAGCGTTCACAGAGAGAACATCTAGAACACAACCCAACCAGGAGAAAGTGACGCGACTCAGCTTCAGGAAACTGAAGAGGACCCACTGTTTGTCGTCTTTCTTCACGGGGACGGCGATCTCCTTGAGCTTGGCGACGGCGAGGTTGGTGGCGGTGCGGAACGCTCTGATGATGGTCTGAGGGTGGAGGCCCTCCTCCACGTAcggcttcagctgcttcaggaaCTCGGCGGCTAGGAGGGTGACGGACGTGGTGCCGTCTCCAACCTTCATGGATGGGGGGGTTCAGTTAATGAGGGACAAACGATAATTCAGCCACATGTAGACGGGACCTCTGCTGATGGAGCCCCCCCGAGCCTCACCTCGGCATCCTGGGAGCGGGCGATGTCCACCAGCGTCTTGGCGGCGGGATGAACCACGTCCAGAAGCTTCAGGATGGTGGCTCCGTCGTTGGAGATGGTGGCCTTACCTGGAAGAGCGaacacgttaaaaaaaaagaactaaataaCTCATTTCATCTTATCTGATCCAGCTTTTCTCACCTCTGCCGTCCACCATCAGCTTGTCCATCCCTCTGGGCCCGAGGGTGGTCCTGACCGCCTCAGAGATCACCTGCGGGGAGGGAAGCACCACCATTAGTTAGAAATGAGGCACGAATGATGCATCCTGGTCCCGTCGCTGCACCAATTCATGTTAGCACAAGTTTCCCACATTTCTGTGTTTCTCTGAAAGCGATTTCTATCCTCCTAAAAAGGCTTAAACTTCATTAAGACTTGTGAGAAATAGGTTCTGTCAATGCTACCCACTAATGCCATCGGGGTAATCAACCCTGATGGCCGTAGAGGGGCGCAGACTAAAGAGCTGATCCATGATTGGACAAAACAGAAGATGCAGCTAAATGCTGGCCATGTTTATTCAGATCACTTTGGTTTAGTTGGACTATATTACAGTACCGTAATTATCAGACTATAAGGCGTACTTAaaatccactgagctatataatacactggagtgctaatcgcccgcggttagaacgagtcgctttgaagccaccagccgccatattggtactccctatttcccatcggtaactagggaatatgtgcgctacagcatcgaataacgaggattttctcatgttcagggggggcttaaaacttttaaaatgtcaaatgccatatacttttatgttttgttccaaaactatcaagtactgagaaagtcatgtgcagaaatattttgcatttattcatttacatatatataaaacatttataaatatataaacaatatacataaatatatatttacatatgtgtatacatatatacatatatacatatacacatacttatatatacatacatatatatatatatatatatatatatatatatatata
The DNA window shown above is from Fundulus heteroclitus isolate FHET01 chromosome 14, MU-UCD_Fhet_4.1, whole genome shotgun sequence and carries:
- the cct7 gene encoding T-complex protein 1 subunit eta; translation: MMPTPVILLKEGTDTSQGIPQLISNINACQVISEAVRTTLGPRGMDKLMVDGRGKATISNDGATILKLLDVVHPAAKTLVDIARSQDAEVGDGTTSVTLLAAEFLKQLKPYVEEGLHPQTIIRAFRTATNLAVAKLKEIAVPVKKDDKQEQRQLLEKCAATALNSKLIAGEKGFFSKMVVDAVMSLDELLSLKMIGIKKVQGGALEESQLVTGVAFKKTFSYAGFEMQPKRYENPRIALLNVELELKAEKDNAEVRVKSVEDYQAIVDAEWNILYDKLEKIYKSGAKVVLSKLPIGDVATQYFADRDLFCAGRVQEEDLKRTMMACGGSIQTSVGALTDDVLGQCELFEEVQVGGERYNIFKGCPKTKTCTIILRGGAEQFTEETERSLHDAIMIVRRAIKNDSVVAGGGAIEMELSKYLRDYSRTIPGKQQLLIGAYAKALEIIPRQLCDNAGFDATNILNKLRAKHAQGGIWYGVDINSEDIADNFVACVWEPSVVKINALTAASEAACLILSVDETIKNPRSGGDGPPGGAGRGRGRGRPHAH